A stretch of Gossypium hirsutum isolate 1008001.06 chromosome A06, Gossypium_hirsutum_v2.1, whole genome shotgun sequence DNA encodes these proteins:
- the LOC107963120 gene encoding uncharacterized protein: MAEYEACIMGIQAARERKIRTLEVYGDSALVIYQLRGEWETRDPKLINYRNIVLELLEAFDNVTFSYLPRDENQMADALVTLASMIKENKQEDMKPIQMSISELPAHCCNIEEEEKDDHPWYQDILWYVRNREYPEKATENDKRTLRMLACEYVLDGDILYKRRKDQVLLRYVNAVELNKSWKKYMKEFMVHMLMALRWQEK; the protein is encoded by the coding sequence atggctgagtatgaagcatgcatcatggggatTCAAGCAGCCAGAGAGCGGAAAATTAGAActctagaagtatatggagactctgcgCTGGTAATATACCAGCTTaggggtgaatgggagacaagggaccccaaattgattaattatcgaaACATAGTTTTGGAGTTACTTGAAGCGTTTGATAACGTCACTTTcagttatctcccacgagatgaaaatcagatggcggACGCCTTGGtgacattggcttccatgattaaagaaaataaacaagaGGATATGAAACCAATTCAAATGAGCATTTCGGAGCTTCCAGCTCATTGCTGTaacatcgaagaagaggaaaaggatgACCATCcgtggtatcaagatatattatgGTATGTGAGAAATCGTGAATATCCAGAGAAGGCAACTGAAAACGACAAAAGAACTTTAAGGATGTTAGCCTGCGAATATGTACTAGATGGGGATATCctttataaaagaaggaaagatcagGTACTTTTGAGATACGTTAACGCTGTAGAGCTAaacaaatcttggaagaagtacaTGAAGGAGTTTATGGTACACATGCTAATGGCTTTACGATGGCAAGAGAAATAA